From the Solanum stenotomum isolate F172 chromosome 4, ASM1918654v1, whole genome shotgun sequence genome, one window contains:
- the LOC125862719 gene encoding NAC domain-containing protein 100 — MEENLPPGFRFHPTDEELITYYLNNKVSDFNFTARAITDVDLNKSEPWDLPAKASMGEKEWYFFSLKDRKYPTGLRTNRATEAGYWKTTGKDKEIFRGGTGVLVGMKKTLVFYRGRAPKGEKTNWVMHEYRIETRFGYKPSKEEWVVCRVFQKSSTVKKPQPTSSSPLSLESPCDTNYTIANELGDIELPFNFNYLTTTPSSAINNISLHNYNNDNINLAAAAAAATREAAAANTHPLLPWSSNLLSSNLSSVNSLLFRALQLRGYSPREQATSSTTTTHDYAFMLPQENILTTQFGNDFAVNSIGAPSSSMALDNSVQHQQPQEQLDSNIW; from the exons ATGGAGGAAAATCTTCCTCCAGGGTTCAGGTTTCATCCAACAGATGAAGAACTCATTACTTATTATCTGAATAATAAAGTTTCTGATTTCAACTTCACTGCTAGAGCTATTACTGATGTTGATCTCAACAAGTCTGAGCCTTGGGACCTCCCtg CAAAAGCGTCAATGGGAGAAAAAGAATGGTATTTCTTCAGTCTAAAAGATCGAAAGTATCCAACAGGACTTCGAACAAACAGAGCTACAGAAGCAGGCTACTGGAAAACAACAGGGAAGGATAAAGAGATATTTCGTGGTGGAACGGGAGTCCTTGTTGGGATGaagaaaaccctagttttctaCAGAGGAAGAGCTCCTAAGGGTGAAAAAACCAATTGGGTTATGCATGAATACAGAATTGAAACAAGATTTGGTTACAAACCTTCTAAG GAGGAATGGGTAGTCTGCAGGGTGTTCCAAAAGAGTTCAACTGTGAAAAAGCCACAACCAACATCATCTTCTCCTCTATCCCTAGAGTCACCTTGTGACACTAATTACACAATAGCAAATGAGCTTGGAGATATTGAGCTACCATTTAATTTCAACTACCTAACCACTACTCCATCAAGCGCGATCAACAATATTTCCTTGCATAATTACAATAACGATAATATAAACTtggctgctgctgctgctgctgcaaCAAGGGAAGCAGCAGCAGCAAACACTCATCCATTACTACCTTGGTCTTCGAACTTGTTAAGCTCTAATCTTTCATCAGTAAATTCATTGCTTTTTAGGGCATTACAATTAAGGGGTTATTCGCCAAGGGAACAAGCTACAAGTTCTACTACTACTACACATGACTACGCGTTTATGCTCCCACAGGAGAATATTCTCACAACGCAGTTTGGAAATGATTTTGCTGTGAATAGTATTGGGGCACCTTCTTCATCTATGGCATTAGATAATTCTGTACAGCATCAACAGCCACAGGAACAATTGGACTCCAATATTTGGTGA